Proteins co-encoded in one Ruegeria sp. YS9 genomic window:
- a CDS encoding helix-turn-helix domain-containing protein: MNDEKDWYGPDSATFGDRLAGAREAAGMTQAELARRLGVKKTTIVDWENDLSEPRANRLSMMAGLVNVSIMWLLTGEGDGMDAPVEEGEGGMELSTAVAELRAIRGEMRVCAERAARLEKKMRLMLEQKN, translated from the coding sequence ATGAATGATGAAAAAGACTGGTATGGACCGGACTCTGCGACATTCGGGGACCGTTTGGCAGGCGCTCGCGAAGCGGCCGGAATGACCCAGGCCGAGTTGGCGCGCCGCCTTGGTGTCAAGAAGACGACGATCGTCGATTGGGAAAACGATCTGTCCGAGCCGCGCGCGAACCGATTGTCGATGATGGCGGGGCTGGTCAATGTCTCGATCATGTGGCTGCTGACCGGCGAGGGGGACGGCATGGATGCCCCGGTGGAAGAGGGCGAAGGCGGTATGGAACTGTCAACCGCCGTGGCTGAACTGCGCGCCATTCGGGGCGAGATGCGGGTTTGTGCCGAACGTGCGGCGCGTCTGGAAAAGAAAATGCGTCTGATGCTGGAGCAGAAGAATTGA
- a CDS encoding MarR family winged helix-turn-helix transcriptional regulator yields the protein MSMEMQVSGLEAKGFMTSYLEALALVERLHRLLLDVIKDEFERVGVLEINAVQALLLFNIGDHEVTAGELKSRGYYQGSNVSYNLKKLVEMGYMHHQRCEIDRRSVRVRLTPRGREIRNIVSDLFARHAEGLQSRGVLELEGIEDITTSLRRVERYWTDQIRYIY from the coding sequence ATGAGTATGGAAATGCAGGTCTCCGGGCTGGAAGCCAAGGGGTTCATGACCAGCTATCTTGAGGCGCTGGCCCTGGTGGAACGGTTGCACCGGTTGCTGCTGGACGTCATCAAGGATGAATTCGAGCGCGTTGGCGTGCTGGAAATCAACGCGGTTCAGGCGCTGCTGCTGTTCAATATCGGCGATCACGAAGTGACGGCGGGTGAGCTGAAAAGCCGCGGCTACTATCAGGGCAGCAATGTCAGCTACAACCTCAAGAAACTGGTTGAGATGGGGTATATGCACCACCAGAGATGCGAGATAGACCGCCGCTCTGTTCGCGTGCGTCTGACACCAAGAGGCAGGGAAATCCGCAATATCGTGTCCGACCTGTTTGCGCGTCACGCCGAAGGATTGCAAAGCAGGGGCGTGTTGGAGTTGGAAGGTATCGAAGACATCACCACGTCGCTGCGCCGCGTGGAGCGGTATTGGACGGACCAGATCCGATACATCTACTGA
- a CDS encoding trimethylamine methyltransferase family protein, whose translation MPSESVKRSGRKARHAQRAAKPVFDPCPPGQKGGAFRPLDLSEIEKINDTALRLLEELGMGDVPDRLAIDLRAAGAQDREQNRLVFPRSMVEQAIASAAKSFTFHGRDENRSIEVGGDRVYFGTGGAAVQTLDINSGLYRPSTLADLHDFTRLQDTLANVSWFTRCCVATDVPDVFDLDVNTVYALVRNTTKPIATSFTLAEHVGPIVEMLDIVAGGVGEFAKRPFLKAHISPIISPMRYGEDAVDVVYECIAHNIPMSCITAAQAGATAPATLAGFLAQSLAETLASLVMVNAIKPGFPMVFSNWPFIVDLRTGSFAGGSGETAILNAASAQITNWLGLPSGVAASMADAKAIDAQHGAEKGITSLAAALAGGNLIYESSGMTASLLGVSFEAFVLDNEMHSHTYRILRGIEVTEANLGFDAICHSVLGEGHFLGSEQTYEAMERDYFYPKLADRQEPRTWQTDGALDAWSSARQVAQEVLSTHHPEYLTSEQDAEIRRRFRILP comes from the coding sequence ATGCCATCGGAGAGCGTCAAAAGAAGCGGTCGAAAGGCACGGCACGCACAGCGTGCGGCCAAGCCCGTTTTTGACCCTTGCCCGCCCGGCCAAAAAGGCGGGGCATTCAGGCCCTTGGACCTATCGGAAATCGAGAAAATTAACGACACCGCGCTGCGTCTGCTGGAAGAACTGGGGATGGGAGACGTGCCGGACAGGCTGGCCATCGACCTCAGGGCAGCGGGGGCTCAGGACCGGGAACAGAACCGGCTGGTTTTTCCCCGTTCAATGGTCGAACAGGCCATCGCCTCGGCCGCGAAGAGCTTCACCTTTCATGGCCGGGATGAAAACCGGTCCATCGAGGTGGGTGGCGACCGCGTGTATTTTGGCACCGGCGGTGCTGCGGTTCAGACACTTGATATCAACAGTGGGCTTTATCGCCCGTCTACCCTGGCGGATCTGCATGATTTCACCCGGCTACAGGATACGCTGGCCAATGTCAGTTGGTTCACCCGGTGCTGCGTGGCGACCGACGTCCCCGATGTGTTCGATCTGGACGTCAACACGGTTTATGCTTTGGTACGGAACACAACCAAACCAATAGCAACGTCCTTCACGTTGGCGGAACATGTCGGCCCGATTGTCGAGATGCTGGACATCGTCGCCGGAGGGGTCGGGGAATTCGCCAAACGCCCCTTCCTGAAAGCGCATATAAGTCCGATCATTTCACCAATGCGATACGGCGAGGATGCCGTGGATGTGGTTTATGAATGCATCGCCCATAACATACCGATGTCGTGCATTACGGCCGCGCAAGCGGGCGCAACCGCCCCGGCAACTCTGGCCGGATTTCTGGCGCAGTCACTGGCCGAAACGCTGGCCAGCCTCGTGATGGTCAATGCGATCAAACCCGGCTTTCCGATGGTCTTTTCCAACTGGCCTTTCATCGTGGATCTCAGGACCGGCTCTTTCGCAGGTGGCAGCGGTGAGACCGCAATTCTGAATGCAGCGTCAGCGCAAATCACGAACTGGCTGGGTTTGCCATCGGGTGTGGCCGCTTCGATGGCCGATGCCAAGGCCATCGACGCCCAGCATGGGGCAGAAAAAGGCATCACATCGCTGGCGGCAGCGCTGGCAGGAGGCAATCTGATCTATGAAAGTTCGGGGATGACGGCATCTCTGCTCGGGGTCAGCTTCGAGGCCTTTGTTCTGGACAACGAAATGCACTCGCACACGTATCGCATCCTGCGCGGGATCGAGGTCACCGAAGCGAACCTTGGCTTTGACGCCATCTGCCATTCGGTTCTGGGCGAGGGGCATTTTCTGGGCAGCGAACAAACCTATGAAGCCATGGAACGAGATTACTTCTATCCGAAACTCGCCGATCGCCAGGAGCCTCGCACGTGGCAAACAGACGGTGCACTGGATGCATGGTCATCCGCACGGCAAGTCGCTCAAGAGGTGTTGAGCACGCATCACCCTGAATACCTCACCTCAGAACAAGACGCCGAAATTCGCCGACGTTTTCGTATCCTGCCCTGA
- a CDS encoding carboxymuconolactone decarboxylase family protein — protein sequence MSWIRTIPFEQATGRLKKLYDRVTGPDNNVDNIMMAHSLRPHSMEGHMAIYKAVLHHSGNKIPKWFLEVLGVWVSALNRCGYCVEHHFAGLQRLLGDEERGNAIRAAIEARDPAAAPLDAAQVAAMTYARKLTEDPGNLVEADVIALRDAGWDDGEILEINQVCSYFSYANRTVLGLGCSTEGDELGLSPNNSDNPDDWGHR from the coding sequence ATGAGCTGGATCAGAACCATCCCATTCGAGCAGGCCACAGGCAGGCTGAAGAAACTCTATGACCGCGTCACGGGCCCGGACAACAATGTGGACAATATCATGATGGCGCATTCGTTGCGTCCGCATTCGATGGAAGGCCACATGGCGATCTACAAGGCAGTGCTGCATCACTCGGGCAACAAGATACCGAAATGGTTTCTCGAGGTGCTGGGCGTGTGGGTCAGCGCGCTGAACCGATGCGGATATTGCGTCGAACACCATTTCGCAGGGTTGCAGCGGTTGCTGGGCGATGAAGAACGGGGAAATGCGATCCGGGCGGCGATCGAAGCCCGCGATCCGGCGGCCGCGCCATTGGATGCAGCGCAGGTGGCGGCCATGACCTATGCACGCAAGCTGACCGAGGATCCGGGCAATCTGGTCGAAGCGGATGTGATCGCGCTGCGTGACGCGGGGTGGGACGATGGAGAAATCCTCGAGATCAATCAGGTCTGTTCCTACTTCTCTTATGCGAACCGGACAGTTCTGGGGCTGGGATGTTCGACGGAAGGCGACGAATTGGGTCTGTCGCCCAACAACTCGGACAACCCTGACGATTGGGGGCATCGATAA
- the ppk2 gene encoding polyphosphate kinase 2, translating into MDAIARVKVDSTQTKTGPTPVAEVAEPSPEKIRQAFESGKYPYGRKMARSVYEEQKAKLQAELLKVQLWAQETGQRFVLLFEGRDAAGKGGTIKRFMEHLNPRQARVVALNKPTWEEKGQWYYQRYIQELPTVGEMVFYDRSWYNRAGVERVMGFCSPNEYLEFMRQTPELERMLVRSGIQLYKYWFSVTQEEQQRRFKSRETDPLKQWKLSPIDKASLSKWDDYTEAKEAMFFYTDTADAPWTIIKSNDKKRARLNCMRHFLSTLDYPGKDHDIVGEPDPLIVGQAHHVIHRSEHILGTALHPDAR; encoded by the coding sequence ATGGATGCCATTGCTCGGGTCAAAGTAGATTCAACTCAGACCAAGACTGGGCCGACCCCGGTTGCAGAGGTCGCAGAGCCCAGCCCGGAAAAGATCCGGCAGGCGTTTGAAAGCGGCAAGTACCCTTACGGCCGCAAGATGGCGCGGTCGGTGTACGAAGAACAGAAGGCCAAGCTTCAGGCAGAGTTGCTGAAGGTTCAGCTGTGGGCGCAGGAAACCGGGCAGCGTTTCGTTCTGCTGTTCGAAGGGCGCGATGCTGCTGGCAAGGGCGGTACGATAAAGCGGTTCATGGAGCACCTCAATCCGCGTCAGGCCCGGGTCGTGGCCTTGAATAAACCCACTTGGGAAGAAAAGGGGCAATGGTATTATCAGCGCTATATTCAGGAACTGCCTACAGTTGGCGAAATGGTGTTCTATGACCGGTCCTGGTACAACCGCGCGGGTGTCGAGCGGGTGATGGGCTTCTGCTCTCCCAATGAATATCTAGAGTTCATGCGGCAGACGCCGGAGTTAGAGCGGATGCTGGTGCGGTCGGGCATCCAGCTTTACAAATACTGGTTCTCGGTCACGCAGGAAGAACAGCAGCGTCGTTTCAAAAGTCGCGAGACGGATCCTCTGAAACAGTGGAAATTGTCACCGATTGACAAGGCCAGCCTCAGCAAGTGGGACGATTACACCGAAGCAAAAGAGGCCATGTTCTTTTACACCGATACCGCGGACGCGCCGTGGACGATCATCAAATCGAATGACAAGAAACGCGCGCGCCTGAATTGCATGCGGCATTTTCTGTCGACGCTGGACTATCCGGGCAAGGATCACGACATTGTGGGTGAACCCGATCCGTTGATCGTGGGGCAGGCGCATCACGTCATCCACCGGTCCGAGCATATTTTGGGTACAGCATTGCACCCGGACGCCCGTTAA
- a CDS encoding LysR family transcriptional regulator: MSKSLSLRWLEVFQLIAKSGSIQQVASETDLSISTVSNHLRSLERALGIDLVDHGRRPMGLTPAGEVFARYVRDGLTVLKRGEAEIRTGNWQHATDLRLALVDDFDNQIAPDLVRFLAQALPRCNFRHFTRPSHEILAKLQEHKLDVGVATRPLGRTEGLIEYPLMRDPFIVVVPNKFEGSPDELFNPDAELPLLRYSRDYVIGKQIETQLARSKYSLPNRFELECNQSIIGLVAQGSGWAITTAACFHRTQRFHNSVKAMPFPGSNFVRTVSLFTTEVYPATTSVLIQKAMSKLIRQHFTRPMCARHNWLKNEFRTMEIDSV, from the coding sequence GTGTCCAAATCTCTGAGTCTTCGATGGCTGGAAGTGTTTCAGCTGATCGCCAAATCCGGATCGATTCAGCAGGTCGCATCAGAAACAGATTTGTCGATCAGCACGGTTTCGAACCACCTGCGCAGCCTTGAACGCGCGTTGGGGATTGATTTGGTCGACCATGGGCGCCGCCCCATGGGCCTGACGCCGGCGGGCGAGGTATTTGCCCGCTATGTGCGTGATGGTCTGACTGTGCTGAAGCGTGGTGAGGCCGAAATTCGAACGGGAAACTGGCAGCATGCGACGGACTTGCGACTGGCTTTGGTCGATGATTTTGACAATCAGATCGCGCCCGATCTTGTTCGTTTTCTGGCACAGGCTCTGCCACGGTGCAATTTCCGCCATTTCACGCGTCCCAGCCACGAAATTCTTGCAAAACTCCAGGAACACAAGCTTGACGTGGGCGTCGCCACGCGACCGCTGGGTCGTACCGAAGGGCTGATCGAATACCCGCTGATGAGAGACCCCTTCATCGTCGTGGTTCCCAACAAGTTTGAAGGGTCTCCGGATGAGCTGTTCAACCCGGATGCCGAATTACCGTTGTTGAGGTATTCGCGCGACTATGTGATCGGCAAGCAGATCGAAACTCAACTGGCCCGGAGCAAATACAGCCTGCCCAACCGGTTTGAGCTGGAGTGCAATCAATCCATCATCGGCCTGGTTGCGCAGGGCAGCGGCTGGGCAATCACGACCGCCGCGTGCTTTCACCGAACGCAGAGGTTTCACAACAGCGTAAAGGCCATGCCATTTCCCGGCAGCAACTTCGTTCGCACAGTGTCGCTGTTTACAACCGAAGTATATCCGGCAACGACGTCGGTTCTGATCCAGAAGGCCATGAGCAAGTTGATACGTCAGCATTTCACAAGACCGATGTGTGCCCGGCACAATTGGCTGAAGAATGAGTTCCGCACCATGGAGATAGATAGCGTCTAG
- a CDS encoding MATE family efflux transporter → MTYPAHFRAIAVLGLPLVGGHLAQFAIGLTDTIMLGWYGVEALAAVTLASSYYFVLFLFGAGFGWAVMPMVATAAAEGDETSIRRSTRMGLWLSLLYAAVVMPLLWWSYPILIAMKQEPHIAETASEYLRVAGWGLFPALIVMVLKSYLAALERTQIVLWITVAAAVVNGFTNYALIFGNWGAPELGVMGAAIASIATQVVSLVAVVVYVVRTLPEHSLFQRFWRPDWEMFISVWKLGVPIGLTTLAEVSLFATSAVMMGWLGQVPLAAHGIALNLASATFMVHLGLSNAATIRAGNALGRRDKAHLEKGAIAVTGMSLVMSVVTVILFLTYAEPLISLFMEADDPQRGQILAIGTGLLAMAALFQLVDGAQVIALGLLRGLQDAKIPMVMAALSYWVVGIPASYYFGFVRQMDGIGVWLGLVLGLAFAAVLLMARFWLHSVRQMQAPAEPA, encoded by the coding sequence ATGACATATCCGGCCCACTTTCGGGCGATTGCCGTGCTTGGCCTGCCGTTGGTCGGTGGCCACCTGGCGCAGTTTGCCATTGGCCTGACCGACACTATCATGCTGGGCTGGTACGGGGTCGAGGCGCTGGCAGCCGTTACCTTGGCCAGCAGCTATTACTTCGTTTTGTTTTTGTTTGGCGCGGGGTTCGGCTGGGCCGTCATGCCGATGGTTGCCACTGCGGCGGCAGAAGGGGACGAAACCAGCATTCGCCGCTCGACCCGCATGGGGCTGTGGTTGTCGCTGCTGTATGCTGCGGTGGTCATGCCGTTGTTGTGGTGGTCCTATCCGATCCTGATCGCCATGAAACAAGAGCCGCATATCGCTGAAACTGCGTCGGAGTATTTGCGCGTTGCCGGTTGGGGGTTGTTTCCGGCGCTCATCGTGATGGTGTTGAAATCCTACCTTGCGGCTCTGGAGCGAACTCAGATCGTGCTTTGGATCACGGTTGCGGCGGCGGTTGTGAACGGGTTTACCAACTATGCGCTGATCTTTGGCAACTGGGGCGCCCCTGAACTGGGCGTGATGGGCGCAGCGATCGCGTCGATCGCGACGCAGGTCGTTTCGCTGGTCGCGGTTGTCGTCTATGTGGTTCGGACCTTGCCGGAACACAGCCTCTTTCAGCGCTTCTGGCGCCCGGATTGGGAAATGTTCATCAGCGTATGGAAGCTGGGCGTGCCCATTGGTCTGACCACCCTGGCCGAGGTGTCGCTGTTTGCAACATCAGCCGTGATGATGGGCTGGCTGGGTCAGGTCCCGCTGGCCGCGCACGGAATCGCCCTGAATCTGGCGTCGGCCACCTTCATGGTACATCTGGGGCTGTCCAATGCGGCCACCATCCGGGCCGGCAACGCGTTGGGCCGCCGGGACAAGGCGCACCTGGAGAAAGGTGCGATTGCCGTGACGGGCATGTCGCTGGTCATGTCCGTCGTGACCGTCATCCTGTTCCTGACATATGCCGAGCCGCTGATTTCCCTGTTTATGGAGGCCGATGATCCGCAGCGCGGACAAATCCTGGCTATCGGGACCGGATTACTGGCCATGGCTGCCCTGTTCCAACTGGTCGACGGGGCGCAGGTGATTGCGCTGGGTCTGCTGCGCGGGTTGCAGGATGCCAAGATTCCCATGGTTATGGCGGCGCTCAGCTATTGGGTCGTGGGAATCCCGGCGTCGTATTATTTCGGCTTCGTCCGTCAGATGGACGGCATCGGTGTCTGGCTGGGATTGGTGCTTGGTCTGGCCTTCGCGGCGGTACTGCTGATGGCCCGGTTCTGGCTGCATTCGGTGCGGCAGATGCAGGCACCGGCGGAACCGGCCTAG
- a CDS encoding pyridoxal phosphate-dependent aminotransferase, whose product MSFLSATLSRVKPSPTIAMTAKAAELKAAGRDVIGLSAGEPDFDTPQNIKDAAVAAIAAGKTKYTAPDGIPELKQAVCAKMKRDHGLEYTPAQISVGTGGKQTLYNALMATMNDGDEVIIPAPYWVSYPDMVLLAGGTPVVVETTLANSFKLTAEQLEAAITPRTKWFIFNSPSNPTGAGYSRDELKALTDVLMRHPHVWIMSDDMYEHLAYDGFEFCTPAEVEPGLYDRTLTCNGVSKAYAMTGWRIGYAAGPVELISAMRKIQSQSTSNPCSISQWAAVEALNGTQDFLAPNNETFKRRRDLVVRMLNEIDGVTCPTPEGAFYVYPSIAGLIGKTTPAGTVIENDEAFATALLQEADVAVVFGAAFGLSPNFRVSYATSDAALTEACGRIQRFCASLR is encoded by the coding sequence ATGAGTTTCCTGTCTGCGACACTGTCACGCGTCAAACCCTCGCCCACAATCGCTATGACAGCCAAGGCCGCCGAGTTGAAAGCCGCCGGGCGCGACGTCATCGGCCTGAGCGCGGGTGAGCCGGATTTCGACACCCCCCAAAACATCAAAGACGCTGCTGTTGCAGCGATTGCAGCGGGTAAAACAAAATACACTGCTCCAGATGGCATTCCGGAACTGAAGCAGGCGGTTTGCGCCAAGATGAAGCGCGATCACGGGCTTGAGTACACGCCCGCGCAGATCTCGGTTGGAACGGGCGGCAAACAGACGCTGTACAACGCCTTGATGGCAACAATGAATGACGGTGACGAGGTGATCATCCCCGCGCCTTATTGGGTAAGCTACCCCGACATGGTTTTGCTGGCGGGTGGAACGCCGGTTGTTGTTGAAACGACGCTGGCCAACAGCTTCAAGCTGACGGCAGAACAACTGGAAGCCGCAATCACCCCCAGGACGAAATGGTTCATCTTCAACTCGCCTTCCAACCCGACAGGCGCAGGGTACAGCCGGGATGAGCTCAAGGCCCTCACCGATGTTCTGATGCGCCATCCGCATGTCTGGATCATGTCGGACGACATGTACGAGCACCTGGCCTATGACGGCTTTGAATTCTGCACGCCTGCCGAGGTCGAGCCCGGTCTGTATGACAGGACGCTCACCTGCAACGGTGTTTCGAAGGCCTATGCCATGACAGGCTGGCGCATCGGTTATGCGGCCGGTCCGGTCGAACTCATCTCGGCGATGCGCAAGATCCAGTCGCAATCCACTTCGAACCCCTGCTCGATCAGCCAGTGGGCGGCGGTGGAAGCGCTGAACGGAACACAGGATTTTCTGGCCCCGAACAATGAAACGTTCAAACGCCGCCGTGATCTGGTGGTGCGCATGTTGAACGAGATTGACGGTGTAACCTGCCCGACACCTGAGGGCGCGTTTTATGTCTACCCTTCGATCGCCGGGCTGATTGGCAAAACAACACCCGCGGGAACCGTCATCGAAAACGATGAAGCCTTTGCCACGGCCCTGTTGCAAGAGGCGGATGTCGCCGTCGTGTTTGGCGCGGCCTTTGGCCTGTCACCCAACTTCCGGGTCAGCTATGCTACGTCCGATGCAGCCCTGACCGAAGCCTGCGGTCGAATACAGCGCTTTTGTGCATCTCTGAGGTGA
- a CDS encoding succinate dehydrogenase assembly factor 2 — protein MKMRSMRRGIKEMDIILSAYADRNLADMDAAGLDVFDALLHENDQDLYQWVTGQVQPPAQFASLISNIAQTFQK, from the coding sequence ATGAAAATGCGATCCATGCGGCGCGGGATCAAAGAGATGGACATTATCCTGTCCGCTTATGCCGATCGCAACCTGGCCGATATGGATGCGGCCGGGCTGGATGTCTTTGACGCGCTGCTGCACGAAAACGATCAGGACCTCTATCAATGGGTCACAGGTCAGGTGCAGCCACCGGCGCAGTTTGCCAGTTTGATTTCAAACATCGCGCAGACCTTTCAGAAATAA
- a CDS encoding FAD-dependent oxidoreductase, whose protein sequence is MKSRTRAVVIGGGIAGCSTLYHLTQEGWTDVVLVERNELTSGTTWHSAAQVTNFGMNQTMVGLKSHSIRLYKELADDPDYPINYHHADGGIRLANTEGQMQGYRHFASMARGMDVHFEVIDADECARRHPLISTDNLIGGLWDPLDGDIDPAQLCQALARRARKAGAEVYRNTPVTALTQHSDDTWTVHTEHGDIDCDVVVNACGYRVNEVGAMMGVHHPVTSMEHQYFLTEEIEAIRDAGHRMPLLRCPISDYYCRQEKNGLLLGFYEQGCKTWGMDGIDPNFVNALCPDDLDRVTDVLEGAFARMPALMEVGIHTVVNGPITYTIDGAPLVGPIPGKRNAYCIIGLRAGLGEGGGHGWLLAQQIVHGEACYDMWCLDPRRFSGHANVELTALKAIEDYQNEFRFHFPHEHRPAGRPAKTTPLTPVLASERAEFTVVNGWERVDYFKPDPDFSPTLSFDFDETFDLVAAEVESIRTGVGLAEVNGFNRIEITGSDRHAFLDRLFCGLVSRREGRVGLGYLLNDHGMIKAEATIANLPASDRGPARVWYGSAAASEFHDMDWLRLHLRSDEDVQLHSLTNDQTILVLAGPKSRSVLSACTRGDWSADAFPWLSVRECFVGIAPATVMNLSYSGELAYEIHVPNASVYAAYLALREAGETHGLKLFGARAVESMRMEKSFLHWKADLITEFDPFETGLDRFVRLDKGAFVGRDALLKRKSEGPRRKLVPLRIDSTHGPAHPGASLMQDDTVVGTVTSGEWGHRTELNLAHAFIHPSLAQVGREMKLDSCGKRIGATVISPSPYDPDFVRMKA, encoded by the coding sequence ATGAAGTCGCGTACCAGAGCCGTTGTGATAGGGGGCGGGATCGCCGGGTGTTCGACGCTCTACCACCTGACCCAGGAAGGGTGGACCGATGTGGTTTTGGTCGAACGGAATGAACTGACCTCGGGCACGACATGGCATTCGGCGGCGCAGGTCACCAATTTCGGCATGAACCAGACGATGGTCGGCCTGAAATCCCATTCGATCCGTCTGTACAAGGAACTGGCCGACGATCCGGATTATCCTATCAACTATCACCACGCAGACGGTGGGATACGTCTGGCGAATACCGAAGGGCAGATGCAAGGCTATCGTCACTTCGCGTCCATGGCGCGGGGGATGGACGTGCATTTCGAGGTGATCGACGCGGATGAATGTGCCCGGCGACACCCGTTGATTTCGACCGACAATCTCATCGGCGGGCTTTGGGATCCGCTGGACGGCGACATCGATCCAGCGCAATTGTGCCAGGCCCTTGCGCGCCGGGCACGCAAGGCGGGCGCCGAGGTGTATCGAAATACGCCGGTGACCGCGCTGACACAGCACAGCGATGACACCTGGACGGTGCATACTGAGCACGGGGATATCGACTGTGATGTCGTCGTCAACGCCTGTGGTTACAGGGTCAACGAAGTTGGCGCCATGATGGGTGTGCATCATCCTGTGACGTCCATGGAACATCAGTATTTCCTGACCGAAGAGATTGAGGCTATCCGGGATGCCGGGCATCGGATGCCGCTGCTGCGCTGCCCGATCAGCGACTATTATTGCCGACAGGAAAAGAACGGGCTGCTGCTTGGGTTCTACGAGCAGGGATGCAAAACCTGGGGTATGGACGGTATTGATCCGAACTTCGTGAACGCGCTGTGCCCGGATGATCTGGACCGTGTAACCGATGTTCTGGAAGGGGCCTTTGCGCGCATGCCCGCCTTGATGGAGGTTGGCATTCACACCGTGGTCAACGGGCCGATCACCTACACAATTGATGGGGCGCCTCTGGTCGGTCCGATCCCGGGCAAGCGCAACGCGTACTGCATCATTGGCCTGCGGGCCGGGCTGGGTGAAGGTGGCGGTCACGGGTGGTTGCTGGCGCAGCAGATCGTACATGGCGAGGCGTGCTATGACATGTGGTGCCTCGACCCGCGGAGGTTTTCGGGTCATGCCAATGTGGAACTCACCGCGCTCAAAGCGATCGAGGATTATCAGAACGAATTCAGGTTTCATTTTCCGCATGAACACCGCCCCGCGGGCCGGCCCGCCAAGACGACCCCTCTGACGCCTGTTCTGGCATCTGAAAGGGCCGAGTTCACCGTGGTCAACGGGTGGGAAAGGGTGGACTATTTCAAACCCGATCCCGATTTCTCGCCAACGCTCAGTTTCGATTTTGACGAAACCTTCGATTTGGTGGCCGCCGAAGTCGAAAGCATTCGAACCGGCGTCGGGCTTGCCGAGGTCAACGGGTTCAACCGCATCGAGATCACGGGATCCGACAGGCACGCATTCCTGGACCGGTTGTTTTGCGGGCTTGTTTCTCGGCGTGAGGGGCGTGTCGGGTTGGGATACCTGTTGAATGACCACGGTATGATCAAGGCAGAAGCGACGATTGCCAATCTGCCCGCCAGCGACCGGGGACCGGCCCGCGTTTGGTATGGCTCTGCCGCGGCAAGCGAGTTTCACGACATGGATTGGTTGCGCCTGCATCTGCGCAGCGATGAGGACGTTCAGTTGCACAGCCTGACGAACGATCAGACCATTCTGGTTCTGGCTGGCCCGAAGTCGCGTTCTGTCCTGTCAGCCTGCACCAGAGGAGATTGGTCGGCAGATGCGTTCCCCTGGCTCAGCGTGCGCGAGTGTTTTGTCGGTATTGCTCCGGCCACGGTCATGAACCTGAGTTACTCGGGCGAGCTGGCCTATGAAATCCATGTTCCCAACGCCTCGGTCTATGCGGCCTATCTTGCCTTGCGCGAGGCCGGCGAAACGCACGGGCTGAAACTGTTCGGTGCCAGGGCCGTTGAATCCATGCGCATGGAGAAGAGCTTTTTGCATTGGAAAGCCGATCTGATCACCGAATTTGATCCTTTTGAAACCGGCCTGGATCGGTTCGTCCGGTTGGACAAGGGCGCCTTCGTGGGGCGTGATGCCCTGTTGAAACGGAAATCGGAAGGACCGCGACGCAAGCTGGTCCCCTTGCGCATCGATTCAACCCATGGCCCGGCGCATCCCGGCGCATCACTGATGCAGGATGATACCGTCGTTGGTACTGTCACGTCGGGCGAATGGGGGCATCGGACGGAGCTGAACCTGGCGCACGCTTTCATCCATCCGTCCCTGGCGCAGGTTGGCCGTGAAATGAAACTGGACAGTTGCGGGAAACGGATTGGTGCGACGGTTATCAGCCCAAGCCCGTACGACCCGGATTTTGTGCGGATGAAAGCCTAG